A single genomic interval of Bradyrhizobium sp. AZCC 1693 harbors:
- a CDS encoding patatin-like phospholipase family protein translates to MDATAREAVLVDLALQGGGSHGAFTWGVLDRLIEEPWLRIEAISGTSAGAMNAALVADGWTQGGAEGARAALETYWRRVSQAAAFSPLQRSPLDRLMGRWTLDTSPAYVAMDLMARVASPYDLNPLGLNPLRAVLAESIDFDRLARAPIRLFVTATNVRTGRGRIFRNKEITADVLLASACLPTMFHAIEIDGEPYWDGGYAGNPTLTPLVRESDAHDTILVQINPRERPEPPRTANEILNRLNEISFNSPLMKELRMMALLRQVADPGHGEGARWAGMRTHRIMTDTLTEFGASSKLNAEWAFVSLLKEEGRKSADAFLDAHGEHIGRQSTTDLDALLAEC, encoded by the coding sequence ATGGACGCAACAGCACGCGAAGCGGTTCTGGTGGATCTCGCCTTGCAGGGCGGCGGCTCTCACGGCGCGTTCACCTGGGGTGTGCTCGATCGGCTGATCGAGGAGCCGTGGCTGCGGATCGAGGCGATCTCCGGCACGTCGGCGGGCGCGATGAATGCAGCCCTGGTGGCGGACGGATGGACGCAAGGCGGCGCCGAAGGCGCGCGGGCGGCGCTTGAGACCTATTGGCGGCGGGTGTCGCAGGCTGCGGCGTTCAGCCCGCTGCAGCGCTCGCCGCTTGACCGGCTGATGGGCCGCTGGACGCTCGACACGTCACCCGCCTATGTGGCCATGGACCTGATGGCCCGCGTGGCTTCGCCCTATGATCTCAATCCGCTCGGCCTCAACCCGTTGCGCGCGGTGCTCGCCGAAAGCATCGATTTCGACCGGCTGGCCCGCGCACCCATCAGGCTGTTCGTCACTGCGACCAATGTGCGCACCGGTCGCGGCCGCATCTTCCGCAACAAGGAGATCACCGCCGACGTCCTGCTTGCCTCGGCCTGCCTGCCTACCATGTTCCATGCGATCGAGATCGACGGCGAACCTTACTGGGATGGCGGCTATGCCGGCAATCCGACGCTAACGCCGCTGGTGCGCGAAAGCGACGCGCATGACACCATTCTGGTGCAGATCAATCCGCGCGAACGGCCGGAACCGCCGCGCACGGCAAATGAAATCCTCAACCGGCTCAACGAGATTTCCTTCAACTCGCCGCTGATGAAGGAATTGCGCATGATGGCGCTGCTGCGCCAGGTGGCGGACCCCGGACACGGCGAAGGCGCGCGCTGGGCCGGAATGCGCACGCACCGGATCATGACCGACACGCTCACAGAATTCGGCGCGTCGTCGAAGCTCAACGCCGAGTGGGCGTTCGTCTCACTCCTGAAAGAAGAGGGCCGCAAGAGCGCCGACGCATTCCTTGACGCCCATGGCGAGCATATCGGCAGGCAATCCACGACCGATCTCGACGCGCTGCTCGCGGAATGCTGA
- a CDS encoding Rieske (2Fe-2S) protein: protein MARHVVATVDDIPPGQRMLVKVGGREIGIFNVGGEYFAVGNRCPHEGASLCKGRIVGLVESSEPGSYQFSRRGELLRCPWHGWEFDLRTGKSWCEPDRTKVRSFDLKVESGGALVEGELQAETFPVVIEKQYVVIEV from the coding sequence ATGGCGCGGCACGTCGTTGCAACCGTCGATGACATCCCTCCCGGACAGCGCATGCTGGTGAAGGTGGGCGGCCGGGAAATCGGCATCTTCAATGTTGGCGGAGAGTATTTCGCCGTCGGTAACCGTTGCCCCCACGAAGGCGCATCCCTGTGCAAGGGGCGCATCGTCGGCCTGGTGGAATCCAGCGAGCCTGGATCCTACCAGTTCAGCCGGCGCGGCGAACTGTTGCGCTGCCCCTGGCACGGCTGGGAGTTCGATCTGAGGACCGGCAAATCATGGTGCGAACCCGATCGCACCAAGGTTCGCAGCTTCGACCTCAAGGTGGAATCGGGCGGGGCTCTCGTCGAAGGCGAGCTTCAGGCCGAAACTTTCCCGGTCGTGATCGAGAAGCAATATGTGGTGATTGAAGTCTGA
- a CDS encoding ABC transporter permease gives MALSADDRVADLGTMRARLPHARRFLNRAPAGRVVGLTLLALVLAFLTVYPLSMLLYGSLHSTPPGVAGVFTLDGYRDIVSQQNLLTLLNTVGIALAKTIPSLFLAVLLAWILARTDTPFRGTLEVLVTLPFFIPPILTAMAWGMLGNPQVGLLNQLYQGITGSTASPINVYSYGGVVWHMMQYSVPFLFLLIVDAFRAMDPSLEEAARMCGATRLRTFCTVTLQLMLPALTGAAILSFIRGVENFESPLFFGSPAGIHVITTDIYDSINQRSPPQYQYATAISFVIMALMFLIILMQWRILRGRSFQTVSGKGYSPGVMKLGKWRWATFAFCALFFAVTVVLPVSQLLIGSFFKFFGFYEWDMLTLEHYQAVAGSSEFWRAFSNTMLLGFVGATLTMLLGGIVAYVSVRTKWRGRRLIDAMAWLPWMMPGIVLGVGFLWGFALLPHAIPIYGTIWALLLAYISLGTPLSVRVMSSAYGQLSYDLEECSRVHGASWLQTMWRIMIALVWPSFAVGWVLIFFGIMRELSASVLLYSVGSEVLSVVLLKLWANGSAEQVSVIGLIMMAMVIVFRWVQLRVIKRWIGAL, from the coding sequence ATGGCTCTTTCGGCCGACGACCGCGTAGCCGATCTTGGAACCATGCGGGCACGGCTGCCTCACGCGCGGCGCTTCCTGAACAGAGCGCCTGCGGGGCGCGTCGTCGGGCTGACGCTGCTCGCGCTCGTTCTCGCCTTCCTGACGGTCTACCCGCTGTCGATGCTGCTCTATGGGAGCCTGCATTCGACGCCGCCGGGCGTTGCCGGTGTCTTCACGCTCGACGGCTATCGCGACATCGTTTCGCAGCAAAATTTGCTCACGCTGCTCAACACCGTCGGCATCGCGCTGGCCAAGACGATCCCGTCGCTGTTTCTCGCTGTGCTGCTCGCGTGGATTCTTGCGCGGACTGACACGCCGTTCCGCGGCACGCTGGAGGTTCTGGTCACGCTGCCTTTCTTCATTCCGCCGATCCTGACGGCGATGGCCTGGGGCATGTTGGGCAATCCGCAGGTGGGATTGCTGAACCAGCTATATCAAGGGATCACCGGATCGACCGCGTCGCCGATCAACGTCTATTCCTATGGCGGCGTCGTCTGGCACATGATGCAATATTCGGTGCCGTTCCTTTTCCTTTTGATCGTCGACGCCTTTCGGGCGATGGATCCGAGCCTTGAGGAAGCCGCACGGATGTGCGGCGCCACCCGGTTGCGGACGTTCTGCACCGTCACGCTTCAATTGATGCTGCCGGCACTGACCGGGGCCGCGATCCTCAGCTTCATCAGGGGTGTAGAGAATTTCGAATCGCCGCTGTTCTTCGGCTCGCCTGCCGGCATCCACGTCATCACGACTGATATCTACGACTCCATTAACCAGCGCTCGCCGCCGCAATATCAATATGCCACCGCGATCAGCTTCGTGATCATGGCGCTGATGTTCCTGATCATCCTGATGCAATGGCGCATCCTGCGCGGCCGCAGTTTCCAGACGGTGTCGGGAAAGGGCTATTCGCCCGGGGTCATGAAGCTCGGCAAATGGCGCTGGGCGACGTTCGCGTTTTGCGCGCTGTTCTTCGCCGTCACGGTCGTACTGCCCGTGAGCCAGCTCCTGATCGGGTCCTTCTTCAAGTTCTTCGGCTTCTACGAATGGGACATGTTGACGCTCGAGCATTATCAGGCGGTTGCGGGGAGCAGCGAGTTCTGGCGGGCCTTCAGCAATACCATGCTGCTGGGTTTTGTCGGCGCTACGCTAACCATGCTGCTTGGCGGTATCGTCGCCTACGTCTCGGTCAGGACCAAATGGCGCGGTCGCCGTCTGATCGACGCCATGGCATGGTTGCCGTGGATGATGCCGGGCATTGTCCTGGGCGTAGGCTTTCTGTGGGGGTTCGCGCTGCTGCCTCATGCCATCCCGATCTATGGGACGATCTGGGCGCTGCTGCTCGCCTACATCTCGCTGGGAACACCGCTCTCGGTGCGCGTCATGTCCAGCGCCTACGGTCAATTGTCCTACGACCTCGAAGAGTGCTCGCGCGTGCACGGGGCGAGCTGGCTGCAGACGATGTGGCGCATCATGATCGCGCTGGTCTGGCCCTCCTTTGCCGTGGGCTGGGTCCTGATCTTCTTCGGAATCATGCGCGAGTTGAGCGCCTCCGTGCTGCTCTATTCCGTCGGCTCCGAGGTTCTGTCGGTCGTGCTTCTGAAACTCTGGGCCAATGGGAGCGCGGAACAGGTGAGCGTGATCGGTCTCATCATGATGGCCATGGTGATCGTTTTCAGATGGGTGCAGCTCCGCGTCATCAAGCGATGGATTGGCGCCCTGTGA
- a CDS encoding HdeD family acid-resistance protein has product MTNTSGTMGDPQAGSDTAPLRAKSGWIIALGVVYLIAGFIALGSVAMATVASVLIVGVMMIIAGVAEVFSAFQIKNWGKFLLWALLGVLYIVAGFVTFQNPLLAAVLLTLILGASLVASGIMRIFLAFSMKRETPWIWVVLSGVITLLLGLLILARWPVSSLYILGLFLGIDLIMAGAGWIGVGLGLRRAR; this is encoded by the coding sequence ATGACCAATACTTCAGGTACGATGGGAGATCCCCAAGCCGGTTCGGATACGGCGCCACTGCGTGCCAAGTCGGGCTGGATCATCGCACTCGGCGTTGTCTATCTCATCGCAGGATTTATCGCGCTTGGCAGCGTTGCGATGGCTACCGTCGCGAGCGTCCTCATCGTCGGCGTGATGATGATCATCGCCGGCGTCGCCGAAGTGTTCAGCGCCTTCCAGATCAAGAACTGGGGCAAGTTCCTGCTCTGGGCCTTGCTCGGCGTGCTCTACATCGTCGCGGGCTTCGTCACGTTCCAGAATCCGCTGCTCGCGGCGGTGCTGCTCACCCTCATTCTCGGCGCATCACTGGTGGCCTCGGGCATCATGCGAATCTTCCTGGCCTTCAGCATGAAACGGGAAACGCCCTGGATCTGGGTGGTGCTGTCAGGCGTGATCACGCTGCTGCTCGGCCTCTTGATTTTGGCGCGCTGGCCGGTCTCGAGCCTCTATATCCTCGGCCTGTTCCTTGGCATCGATCTCATCATGGCCGGCGCTGGCTGGATCGGAGTGGGCTTGGGCCTGCGTCGCGCTCGCTGA
- a CDS encoding ABC transporter substrate-binding protein, which produces MFLKLKRVALVALVAGFAFPASAEDASWDAVVAAAKKEGKVVVYNMALGAPYFAAVVKSFEKEYGIAVESLDLRASELVERLRTEQSAGRYLGDVEMITTTMIEEQLKNGDFIQKLPPIPNAANLRPPFKATEYSIPAYVQPMGILINTRLVKGDDVPKSWNDLNSPKWTGKLLSDDMRPLGSGNTLFAVLQNNMGAEFNEKLAEQRPVFSRDMRNDARRVARGEYPIYITQVFAFASDLKGLPVKVIVPQEGAPYAEMDLAVLKNAPHANAARVFMQHFLNVDSQALYANAWMLPVVKGAAERADPEAQPYANARLMGMAKLSERPDMMALAKKLYP; this is translated from the coding sequence GTGTTTTTGAAGCTGAAGAGAGTTGCCCTCGTTGCCCTGGTTGCCGGCTTTGCGTTCCCTGCGTCGGCAGAGGATGCGTCTTGGGATGCTGTCGTCGCCGCTGCGAAGAAAGAAGGCAAGGTCGTCGTCTACAACATGGCGCTGGGCGCGCCTTACTTCGCCGCGGTCGTAAAATCGTTCGAGAAGGAGTATGGCATCGCCGTCGAGAGCCTCGATCTGCGCGCCAGCGAACTCGTCGAACGTCTCCGGACCGAGCAATCGGCGGGGCGCTATCTCGGCGACGTCGAAATGATCACCACGACCATGATCGAGGAGCAGCTCAAGAACGGCGATTTCATCCAGAAACTGCCGCCTATCCCGAACGCTGCCAACCTCCGGCCGCCGTTCAAGGCCACCGAATACAGCATTCCCGCCTATGTTCAGCCGATGGGGATCCTGATCAATACCAGGCTGGTCAAGGGCGACGACGTTCCCAAGAGCTGGAACGATCTGAATTCACCGAAGTGGACGGGAAAGTTGCTCTCGGACGACATGCGTCCGCTCGGCAGCGGCAACACCCTGTTCGCGGTGCTGCAGAACAACATGGGCGCCGAGTTCAACGAAAAGCTGGCCGAGCAGAGGCCCGTCTTCAGCCGCGACATGCGCAACGATGCCCGCCGCGTCGCCCGCGGTGAGTATCCGATCTACATTACGCAGGTTTTCGCCTTTGCCTCCGATCTCAAGGGCCTGCCGGTGAAGGTGATCGTGCCGCAGGAGGGGGCGCCTTATGCGGAGATGGATCTCGCGGTGCTGAAGAACGCCCCGCATGCCAATGCGGCGCGCGTCTTCATGCAGCATTTCCTCAACGTGGACTCCCAGGCCCTCTACGCCAATGCCTGGATGCTTCCCGTCGTGAAGGGCGCGGCCGAGCGCGCCGATCCCGAGGCGCAGCCCTACGCCAACGCCAGGCTGATGGGAATGGCGAAGCTGTCCGAACGCCCGGACATGATGGCGCTGGCCAAGAAGCTTTATCCCTGA
- a CDS encoding ABC transporter substrate-binding protein, with the protein MGATICITRPRMAQLSRFRTATIRRLFTAPRRNAATALILAAMAAPALTERTLAGPGDNEIRIGNTMPYTGPASAYGVIGKVMAAYFDKVNAEGGIRGRKINFISYDDAYNPTKTMEATRKLVEEDNVLFILASLGTNTSQAVHPYLNSKKIPQLFVASGASMWDQPREFPWTMGFLPSYQTEAHIYSQYILENHPRSKIAVLYQDDGFGKDYLKGLKDGLGGKVPIVAEAPYKVTDTTIDAQIAKLKASGADIFMQFTTPKFAAMAIKRNAELGWKPVHFLASVSESVSAVMAPAGVENGEGIMSAMYRVEGEDAQGAGPAAFREWSAFMERYVPSVSKANGQAVYGYLNSKLIIEVLKNCGDDFSRENIMKQARSIKGLQIPMMVPGIQINTSPSDHATIEQMRMMRFTNGHWQFFGPVRSGIDPGTVSDSFKTLFKYGTATKRDLANQLNANTVSLMTGSFGSTYAQVGADLASVLDNGTALRILPVMGRGSVQAVSDILLLRGVDAGIVRKDTLSYLDRKDFAKDIRNQFVYVAKMFNEEMHVLAPKTITNMRDLDGKTVVVDLPDSSTFVTAINVFDRLGIRPHLIYQEPRLAVDMLRKGEVDAIVAIEGKPLQWLNQIQDRNLHLVPVDYAKPLQEEYLPSKLSSADYPNLVADGGSVETIAAEAVLASYNWAPNSDRYRRLSLLVDTMFDKVGQLQRPPFHPKWKEMAPRATVSGWTRFKAAQEWLDRNMPLPAGAAVSSASGAAPAAVAAPATALAPQDPLYREFLEWRASRAKASTNR; encoded by the coding sequence ATGGGAGCGACGATCTGCATCACTCGTCCGCGTATGGCGCAACTGTCCCGGTTTCGGACAGCGACCATCCGCCGGCTTTTCACCGCGCCTCGGCGCAACGCGGCAACGGCGCTGATACTGGCCGCGATGGCGGCGCCGGCGTTGACCGAGCGGACGCTTGCGGGGCCGGGCGACAACGAGATCCGGATCGGCAATACCATGCCCTATACCGGTCCGGCTTCCGCCTATGGCGTGATCGGCAAGGTCATGGCGGCCTATTTCGACAAGGTCAACGCCGAGGGCGGGATCAGGGGCCGCAAGATCAATTTCATTTCCTATGACGACGCCTACAATCCGACCAAGACGATGGAGGCGACCCGCAAGCTCGTCGAGGAAGACAACGTTCTCTTTATATTGGCGAGCCTCGGCACCAACACCAGCCAGGCGGTCCATCCCTATTTGAACTCGAAGAAGATCCCGCAGCTCTTCGTCGCCTCGGGCGCCTCGATGTGGGACCAGCCGCGCGAGTTTCCCTGGACCATGGGCTTCCTGCCCAGCTACCAGACCGAAGCGCACATCTATTCGCAATATATCCTGGAGAACCATCCGCGCAGCAAGATCGCGGTGCTCTATCAGGACGACGGTTTCGGCAAGGACTACCTCAAAGGCCTGAAGGATGGCCTCGGCGGCAAGGTTCCGATCGTGGCCGAGGCGCCGTACAAGGTGACCGACACCACCATCGACGCCCAGATCGCCAAGCTCAAGGCCTCGGGCGCCGACATCTTCATGCAATTCACCACGCCGAAATTCGCCGCCATGGCGATCAAGCGAAATGCCGAACTCGGCTGGAAGCCGGTGCATTTTCTCGCCTCAGTGTCTGAATCGGTATCGGCCGTGATGGCGCCGGCGGGCGTGGAAAACGGCGAAGGCATTATGTCGGCCATGTACCGGGTGGAGGGCGAGGATGCGCAGGGCGCCGGCCCCGCGGCGTTCCGCGAGTGGAGCGCCTTCATGGAGCGATATGTCCCGAGCGTCAGCAAGGCGAACGGCCAGGCCGTCTACGGCTATCTGAACTCCAAGCTCATTATCGAAGTCCTGAAGAACTGCGGCGACGACTTCTCGCGCGAAAACATCATGAAGCAGGCCCGCTCGATCAAGGGCTTGCAGATTCCGATGATGGTGCCGGGCATCCAGATCAACACCAGCCCGTCCGACCACGCGACGATCGAGCAGATGCGGATGATGCGCTTCACCAACGGCCACTGGCAGTTCTTTGGGCCGGTGCGAAGCGGCATCGATCCCGGCACCGTCAGCGATTCCTTCAAGACTCTCTTCAAGTACGGCACCGCCACCAAGCGCGATCTGGCCAACCAGCTCAACGCCAACACGGTGAGCCTGATGACCGGCTCGTTCGGCTCGACCTACGCCCAGGTCGGCGCCGATCTCGCCTCCGTGCTCGACAATGGCACGGCGCTGCGGATCCTGCCGGTGATGGGCCGTGGCTCGGTTCAGGCAGTGTCGGACATCCTGCTGCTGCGCGGCGTCGACGCCGGCATCGTCCGCAAGGACACGCTGTCCTATCTCGACCGCAAGGACTTCGCCAAGGACATCCGCAACCAGTTCGTCTACGTCGCCAAGATGTTCAACGAAGAGATGCACGTGCTGGCGCCGAAGACGATCACCAACATGAGGGATCTCGACGGCAAGACCGTGGTGGTCGATTTGCCCGACAGCTCGACCTTCGTGACGGCGATCAACGTGTTCGACCGGCTCGGGATCAGGCCGCATCTGATCTATCAGGAGCCGCGGCTGGCGGTCGACATGCTGCGCAAGGGCGAGGTCGACGCGATCGTGGCGATCGAGGGCAAGCCGTTGCAATGGCTGAACCAGATCCAGGACCGCAACCTGCATCTGGTGCCGGTCGACTACGCCAAGCCGCTGCAGGAGGAGTATCTGCCGTCCAAGCTTTCGTCGGCGGACTACCCGAACCTGGTGGCGGATGGCGGCTCGGTGGAGACGATTGCGGCCGAGGCCGTGCTGGCCTCGTACAATTGGGCGCCGAACAGCGACCGCTACCGCCGCCTGTCGCTTTTGGTGGACACCATGTTCGACAAGGTCGGGCAGTTGCAGCGGCCGCCGTTCCATCCGAAGTGGAAGGAAATGGCGCCACGAGCGACGGTATCCGGCTGGACCCGCTTCAAGGCGGCGCAGGAATGGCTCGACCGCAACATGCCGCTGCCCGCGGGCGCGGCCGTGTCGTCGGCATCCGGCGCTGCGCCGGCGGCGGTTGCCGCGCCGGCCACCGCACTTGCCCCGCAGGACCCGCTGTATCGCGAATTCCTGGAGTGGCGGGCCAGCCGCGCCAAGGCCAGCACCAACAGGTGA
- a CDS encoding M20/M25/M40 family metallo-hydrolase, whose protein sequence is MPVDVKTATDRLMRFLAIEGVTGKEAAIGRELSAALQESGVPATAIRLDDANTRIPVPTETGNLIVDLPGRGAMHNQPRIMFMTHMDTVPLCAGAKPKLTGRKIVNAAKTALGGDNRAGCGVLVTLAAELAKQKLDHPPITLLFCVREESGLWGARHVKTADLGSPVMAFNYDGGSASNVTIGAVGADRWQVEIFGRASHAGVAPERGISSTMILALALADVKAGGWFGKVVKRKLKGTSNVGPVTGGDGRPAGDATNVVTDYVHVRGESRSHDSKFFKEITKAYKAAFEKAAKRVKNSDGKSGRVKFKAETDYHPFRMKESLPVVKRAVAAVSGIGATPNIRAANGGLDANWMVRHGVPTVTFGAGQNEPHTIDEWINLDEYDRACALAVQLATMR, encoded by the coding sequence ATGCCCGTCGACGTCAAAACCGCCACCGACCGCCTCATGCGCTTCCTCGCTATCGAGGGAGTGACCGGAAAGGAGGCAGCCATAGGACGCGAGCTCAGCGCGGCGCTGCAGGAAAGTGGCGTGCCGGCGACCGCGATCCGCCTCGACGACGCCAACACACGCATTCCCGTGCCGACAGAGACCGGCAATCTCATTGTCGATCTGCCCGGCCGGGGCGCAATGCACAACCAGCCGCGGATCATGTTCATGACTCACATGGACACCGTGCCGCTGTGCGCCGGAGCGAAGCCGAAGCTAACGGGGCGCAAGATCGTCAATGCGGCGAAGACCGCGCTCGGCGGCGACAACCGCGCCGGCTGTGGCGTTCTCGTCACGCTGGCGGCCGAGCTTGCGAAACAGAAGCTCGATCATCCGCCGATCACGCTGCTGTTCTGCGTGCGCGAGGAGAGCGGGCTTTGGGGGGCGCGACACGTCAAAACCGCTGACCTCGGCTCACCGGTCATGGCCTTCAACTACGACGGCGGCTCTGCCTCCAATGTCACGATCGGCGCCGTTGGCGCGGATCGCTGGCAGGTCGAGATTTTCGGCCGCGCCTCGCACGCCGGCGTCGCACCCGAGCGCGGGATCAGTTCGACCATGATCCTGGCGCTTGCGCTTGCCGATGTGAAGGCTGGTGGCTGGTTCGGCAAGGTGGTGAAGCGCAAGCTGAAGGGCACGAGCAATGTCGGCCCCGTCACCGGCGGCGACGGCCGGCCGGCCGGGGACGCCACCAATGTTGTCACCGACTATGTGCACGTGCGCGGCGAAAGCCGCAGCCACGACAGCAAGTTCTTCAAGGAGATTACGAAGGCCTACAAGGCGGCGTTCGAGAAGGCGGCAAAGCGCGTGAAGAACAGCGATGGCAAGTCGGGCCGCGTCAAGTTCAAGGCTGAGACCGACTATCATCCGTTCCGCATGAAGGAGAGCCTGCCCGTGGTCAAACGCGCGGTCGCGGCAGTGTCCGGCATCGGCGCAACACCGAACATCCGCGCCGCGAATGGCGGATTGGATGCAAACTGGATGGTCCGCCACGGCGTTCCGACGGTGACCTTCGGCGCGGGGCAGAACGAGCCGCACACGATCGACGAGTGGATCAATCTCGACGAATACGACCGGGCGTGTGCTCTCGCAGTCCAACTCGCGACGATGCGATGA
- a CDS encoding ABC transporter ATP-binding protein: MAPCDWIRCLMSNVVLEKVSRKFGEFAAVNDIDLRVAEGEFMTLLGPSGCGKTTTLRMVAGLEQNTSGRISLGNEVVSDAASGVFVPSERRRLGMVFQSYAIWPHMTVFENVAYPLRVRRRPSAEIRDLVSKSLRLVEMERFSERPAPALSGGQQQRVAIARALVFEPKVLLLDEPLSNLDAKLRLQMGDEFRAIQRRLGMTTLYVTHDQSEAMALSDRVVVMDQGRIQQVGVPEDIYRYPANRTVAGFFGNPNLLKASVEACARLEGGRVQLDVVGHGWQGRCEAATEVPPGQTVTVMVRPEDIRIAPAGTDKDGLRWSGRIAHTIFRGPTRSIVVEIEDGRLNVDAPAFGGYSVGDNVTVVVPQNAAWAVG, from the coding sequence TTGGCGCCCTGTGACTGGATTAGGTGTCTGATGTCAAATGTCGTCCTGGAAAAAGTCAGCCGCAAATTCGGCGAGTTTGCCGCCGTGAACGACATTGATCTCCGCGTCGCGGAAGGCGAGTTCATGACGCTGCTCGGGCCGTCCGGCTGCGGCAAGACAACCACGTTGCGGATGGTCGCAGGCCTTGAACAGAATACCAGTGGCCGTATCAGCCTCGGGAACGAGGTGGTCAGCGATGCGGCCTCGGGCGTGTTTGTTCCATCGGAGCGGCGGCGCCTCGGTATGGTTTTCCAGTCCTACGCGATCTGGCCGCATATGACGGTTTTCGAGAACGTTGCATATCCATTGCGGGTGCGCCGTCGTCCCTCGGCCGAAATCCGGGATCTGGTTTCAAAGTCGTTGCGTCTCGTCGAAATGGAACGCTTCTCCGAGCGTCCTGCGCCGGCTCTGTCGGGCGGTCAGCAACAGCGTGTAGCCATTGCGCGGGCGCTGGTGTTCGAGCCGAAGGTGCTTCTTCTCGACGAGCCGCTGAGTAATCTCGACGCCAAGTTGCGGTTGCAGATGGGCGACGAGTTCCGTGCGATCCAGAGACGGCTCGGCATGACGACCCTTTATGTCACGCATGACCAGTCGGAGGCGATGGCGCTCTCCGACCGCGTGGTTGTGATGGATCAGGGACGAATCCAGCAGGTTGGTGTCCCCGAGGACATTTATCGCTACCCGGCCAATCGCACTGTCGCGGGATTCTTCGGCAACCCAAATCTTCTTAAAGCTAGTGTAGAGGCTTGCGCGCGCCTGGAGGGAGGTCGGGTTCAGCTTGATGTCGTCGGGCACGGTTGGCAGGGTCGATGCGAGGCCGCAACCGAAGTGCCGCCGGGACAAACCGTCACGGTCATGGTGCGGCCGGAAGACATCAGGATTGCGCCCGCCGGTACCGACAAGGATGGGCTGCGATGGTCCGGACGGATCGCCCACACGATCTTCCGTGGCCCGACAAGGTCGATCGTGGTGGAGATCGAGGACGGTCGCCTCAATGTCGATGCTCCCGCCTTTGGCGGCTATTCGGTCGGCGACAATGTGACGGTGGTCGTTCCTCAGAACGCGGCTTGGGCCGTCGGGTAA
- a CDS encoding amidohydrolase family protein, with product MSIVELERSSAARSRLRIIDCDIHPAMTSWTEVHPYLARQWIDHLSIYGSHLRHAFSEALSHPRMSPDAARVDAYPEEGGPPGSSLDLMRKQHLDPNGVETGMLIPLRWNPGSQRNLDFGVALTQAMNTWQVERWVKNEPRLRASVLIAQEDTGASVAEIDARAGDPSFTQILVLPKTDEPFGRRRYWPIFEAAVRSNLPIAIHVGGTNGHPSTSGGWASYYMEEHHTVAETMQAILTSLVFEGVFERFPQLRVVIMEGGLGWIPSLTARMDKHWSRLRSEVPHLKRPPSEYIRQQVWFTTQPMEEPGSAAQLIDLFDRIGWDRLLFSTDYPHWDFDDPRYAFRANLSEAQRDQILCKNAQAFYGLP from the coding sequence ATGAGCATCGTCGAACTCGAGCGAAGCAGCGCCGCCAGGTCCAGGCTTCGGATCATCGATTGCGATATCCATCCCGCGATGACCTCCTGGACCGAGGTTCATCCGTATCTCGCCAGACAATGGATAGATCACCTCTCGATTTATGGCAGCCATTTGCGCCACGCATTCTCCGAAGCGCTGTCGCATCCGCGGATGTCGCCGGATGCGGCGCGGGTCGATGCCTATCCCGAGGAGGGCGGTCCGCCGGGCTCAAGCCTCGACTTGATGCGCAAGCAGCATCTCGATCCCAACGGGGTCGAGACCGGCATGTTGATCCCTCTGCGGTGGAATCCTGGCAGCCAGCGGAATCTGGATTTCGGCGTGGCCCTGACGCAGGCCATGAACACCTGGCAGGTCGAACGTTGGGTGAAGAACGAGCCGCGTCTGCGGGCATCGGTCCTGATCGCGCAGGAGGACACCGGCGCTTCGGTCGCCGAGATCGACGCGCGGGCAGGCGATCCGAGCTTCACCCAGATTCTGGTGTTGCCGAAGACCGATGAGCCCTTCGGCCGCCGCCGCTACTGGCCGATTTTCGAGGCGGCGGTGCGCAGCAATCTGCCGATCGCCATCCATGTCGGCGGCACCAATGGCCATCCCTCCACCAGCGGAGGCTGGGCGTCCTACTACATGGAAGAGCACCATACGGTGGCGGAGACCATGCAGGCGATCCTGACCAGCCTGGTGTTCGAAGGCGTGTTCGAGCGCTTTCCGCAGCTCCGCGTGGTGATCATGGAAGGCGGGCTCGGATGGATCCCGTCGCTGACTGCGCGCATGGACAAGCACTGGTCGCGCCTGCGCAGCGAAGTGCCGCATCTAAAGCGGCCGCCGTCGGAGTACATTCGCCAGCAGGTGTGGTTCACGACCCAACCGATGGAAGAGCCGGGAAGCGCTGCGCAGCTGATCGATCTGTTCGACCGGATCGGCTGGGATCGCCTGCTGTTCTCGACCGACTACCCGCATTGGGACTTTGACGATCCGCGCTACGCCTTCCGCGCCAACCTCAGTGAAGCGCAGCGCGACCAGATTCTCTGCAAGAACGCGCAGGCGTTCTACGGGCTGCCCTGA